Genomic window (Desulforapulum autotrophicum HRM2):
TCTTAATGTTTACCAGCAGCGCAATCCTAAGGCAAGCGCATATTACAAGTGTGTCGAAAATCATTTTGAAGAGCTGGAAAGGGCATGGGATGATATATATGCATCCCGGTACGGTTTCTGGCGGACATACGTCATGACTGTGATTTATAGATATCTCGACTGCGGTGATCTCCATATGGGATTTGCCAGGGTGCGTTGTGAAGAATGTGGTCATGAGTATTTATTGGCTTTTTCTTGCAAACGGCGGCAGTTCTGTCCATCCTGCCATCAGAAACGGGTAATTGAATATGGTGAGTGGCTGTTGGCGGAGGTGCTGAAAGATGTCCCTCATCGGCAGTGGGTTTTCAGTATTCCCAAACGGCTGCGGATTTATTTTCTGTATGACCGAAAACTGCTGGCAAAATTGTCGATTTGTGCCTGGAAGGTGATGAATGCATATCTTAAATCCGTTGTTTCCGATGATACTGCCGTTCCTGGTGCTAGTATCGCAGTCCAGACTTACGGAGATTTTTTAAATTTCAATCCTCACCTGCATGCTATAACCACTGACGGCTGTTTTCTCGATGATGGCAGTTTTAAAACTGCCCCAGGTTTTATACTGGAAGATCTGGAAGAAATTTTCCAGTATGAGGTGCTGAAAATGCTCAAGAAAGAGGGAAAAATTAATGATGCCGTCATTGAGAATATGCTTTCATGGCGCCATAGCGGTTTCCATGTTTATATCGGTGATAGGATAACGCCTTCAGACAAAACCGGTCTTGGCAACCTGGCACGCTATATTATCCGTGCCTGTTTCTCCCAGGAACGAATGGTCTATGTCCCGGCTGAAGACTCAGCAGATGGTGTTGCCAAAGTGGTCTACACATCAAAAGACAGAAAGTCCCGGAAAGTTTTTAATGCACTGGATT
Coding sequences:
- a CDS encoding IS91 family transposase, with translation MAQSATYNLNVYQQRNPKASAYYKCVENHFEELERAWDDIYASRYGFWRTYVMTVIYRYLDCGDLHMGFARVRCEECGHEYLLAFSCKRRQFCPSCHQKRVIEYGEWLLAEVLKDVPHRQWVFSIPKRLRIYFLYDRKLLAKLSICAWKVMNAYLKSVVSDDTAVPGASIAVQTYGDFLNFNPHLHAITTDGCFLDDGSFKTAPGFILEDLEEIFQYEVLKMLKKEGKINDAVIENMLSWRHSGFHVYIGDRITPSDKTGLGNLARYIIRACFSQERMVYVPAEDSADGVAKVVYTSKDRKSRKVFNALDWLARLVTHIPGRYEQTVRYYGFYSNKSRGMRKKTGTDDTIPAVMPNDLSSKESRQNWARLIQKIYEVDPLVCPKCQGKMKIISFIEELDVIEKILRHLDLWDVRNHDPPPQKVPDYILELVCDETDSMIPELEHWY